The proteins below come from a single Microbacterium sp. SLBN-154 genomic window:
- a CDS encoding LysE family translocator, whose translation MMPWENVAAFVVASVVIILIPGPSVLFVVGRSIALGRRAGVLSVVGNAIGTVPAVVAVAFGVGAIVASSVVAFTALKIAGALYLIYLGVQAIRHRRERVGAASTPAVGTRRLLRQGFIVGLTNPKTIAFFVAVLPQFVEPAAGAVWAQLLVLGLIFQALALVCDSAWALAAGTARAWFATSPRRMATMSGTGGVMMIGLGGTLALTGAKS comes from the coding sequence ATGATGCCCTGGGAGAACGTCGCGGCGTTCGTCGTCGCGTCGGTCGTCATCATCCTCATCCCGGGTCCGAGCGTGCTGTTCGTCGTCGGCCGCTCGATCGCCCTGGGCCGCAGGGCGGGAGTGCTCAGCGTGGTGGGCAACGCGATCGGCACGGTTCCCGCCGTCGTCGCGGTCGCCTTCGGGGTAGGGGCGATCGTCGCCTCCTCGGTCGTCGCCTTCACCGCTCTGAAGATCGCCGGCGCGCTCTACCTCATCTATCTGGGGGTGCAGGCGATCCGACACCGCCGCGAGCGCGTCGGTGCCGCGTCGACGCCTGCCGTCGGCACGCGGCGACTGCTTCGCCAGGGGTTCATCGTGGGACTGACGAACCCGAAGACCATCGCCTTCTTCGTGGCGGTCCTGCCCCAGTTCGTCGAGCCCGCAGCGGGCGCCGTCTGGGCGCAGCTGCTGGTGCTCGGGCTGATCTTCCAAGCGCTGGCCCTGGTCTGTGACAGCGCCTGGGCGCTCGCCGCCGGAACCGCGCGAGCGTGGTTCGCGACCTCACCCCGCCGCATGGCGACGATGTCGGGTACGGGCGGCGTGATGATGATCGGCCTCGGCGGGACGCTCGCCCTCACCGGCGCGAAAAGCTGA
- a CDS encoding ABC transporter ATP-binding protein gives MSIPPDENRAAELAIETRGLTKRFGTQTAVDGIDVTVPPGSVFGFLGPNGSGKTTTIRMLLGLIRPSGGQARVLGEAMPHSLDTVLPRVGALVEGPAFSPFLTGEQNLRRFDAADRHSSGRTRGQRVAAALERVGLTHAAKKKAHAYSLGMKQRLGLASALLMPRDLLVLDEPTNGLDPQGTREVRALIRSFAADGTTVFVSSHLLAEVEQLCTHVGVMSGGRLIAQGTLDDFRRSGARTRVQVRTPDLESARSVLASLGVELDARHEASDRETATGFMPEAAAPEAIVAALVAAGVRVRGFAIVSESLEQRFVELTGEGFDVVA, from the coding sequence GTGAGCATCCCTCCTGACGAGAACCGGGCCGCAGAACTGGCCATCGAAACCCGCGGCCTCACGAAGCGTTTCGGCACGCAGACGGCGGTCGACGGGATCGATGTGACCGTTCCGCCCGGCTCGGTCTTCGGATTCCTCGGTCCGAACGGGTCGGGGAAGACGACGACGATACGGATGCTGCTGGGCCTCATCCGCCCGAGCGGCGGTCAGGCGCGGGTGCTCGGAGAAGCGATGCCGCACTCGCTCGACACCGTCCTGCCGCGAGTGGGCGCCCTCGTCGAAGGCCCCGCATTCTCGCCGTTCCTCACCGGTGAGCAGAATCTTCGACGCTTCGACGCCGCCGATCGGCATTCCTCCGGTCGCACGCGCGGACAGCGTGTCGCGGCCGCGCTGGAACGCGTCGGCCTGACCCACGCGGCGAAGAAGAAGGCTCACGCGTACTCGCTGGGGATGAAGCAGCGCCTCGGACTCGCGAGCGCTCTCCTCATGCCCCGCGACCTGCTCGTACTGGACGAACCGACGAATGGTCTCGACCCCCAGGGGACGCGCGAGGTGCGGGCACTGATCCGGTCGTTCGCGGCCGATGGGACGACCGTCTTCGTCTCGAGCCACCTGCTGGCCGAGGTCGAGCAGCTCTGCACGCACGTCGGCGTGATGAGCGGTGGTCGCCTCATCGCGCAGGGCACCCTCGATGACTTCCGTCGTTCGGGCGCGCGGACGCGGGTGCAGGTGCGCACCCCCGATCTCGAGTCCGCCCGGAGCGTGCTCGCCTCGCTCGGTGTCGAGCTGGATGCCCGCCACGAGGCGTCCGACCGTGAGACGGCCACCGGATTCATGCCCGAAGCGGCCGCACCCGAAGCGATCGTGGCGGCCCTCGTCGCAGCCGGTGTCCGCGTGCGCGGATTCGCCATCGTGAGCGAGAGCCTCGAGCAGCGCTTCGTGGAGCTCACCGGCGAGGGCTTCGATGTCGTCGCGTGA
- a CDS encoding iron chaperone, with protein sequence MAPESSATKSGFSDTERAAMQQRAEELRSMKGVKGAAKKAKELEACLTAIAELPEGDRVIAERLHVMVSEEAPGLDPKTWYGFPTYAQEGKNILFYQPASKFDTRYGTVNFAEDAAIDDGEMWAVSFALLEMTEAAEKKIRGLIRKAVAAEG encoded by the coding sequence ATGGCACCGGAGAGCTCCGCGACGAAGTCCGGGTTCAGCGACACCGAGCGCGCGGCGATGCAGCAGCGTGCCGAGGAATTGCGGTCGATGAAGGGGGTGAAAGGCGCCGCGAAGAAGGCGAAGGAGCTCGAGGCGTGCCTCACCGCCATCGCCGAACTGCCCGAGGGTGATCGCGTCATCGCCGAGCGCCTGCACGTGATGGTCAGCGAAGAGGCACCCGGTCTCGACCCCAAAACGTGGTACGGGTTCCCGACCTATGCCCAGGAGGGCAAGAACATCCTCTTCTACCAGCCGGCGTCGAAGTTCGACACCCGGTACGGCACGGTGAACTTCGCCGAGGACGCCGCGATCGACGACGGCGAGATGTGGGCCGTCTCGTTCGCGCTGCTGGAGATGACCGAGGCTGCGGAGAAGAAGATCCGCGGTCTCATCCGCAAGGCGGTGGCGGCGGAGGGCTGA
- a CDS encoding endonuclease/exonuclease/phosphatase family protein, whose translation MGTARRSRTRLTWTVGALVTAAVAVVLPHLDVLLGGLVPIAQALIPVGAIALLVIAVVPLFFRAWAAALILVAGAVLSGIPALTPLRAGTECAAEATMTVVAFNAKFAGADPALLAARIADTDADIVALVETDEVHIEAVLSERGLAAALPHRTRETTEGGVRGSVILSAFPLHGEQDIAGSVFDQVAAVATLPGGEEVRVAAVHPPPPVGQPVDWRTAIGELDRWIGEVPDERLIVAGDLNASYAHPGFRQLASTLRSAAEAAGPIPWPTWPQERPVPAFTAIDHILARGAVPTGWDSFSVPGSDHRGVVGDWAICSG comes from the coding sequence GTGGGAACTGCACGCCGGAGCCGAACGCGGCTGACCTGGACGGTGGGGGCCCTCGTGACCGCCGCGGTCGCCGTGGTGCTGCCCCATCTCGATGTCCTCCTCGGAGGACTCGTTCCCATTGCTCAGGCGCTGATTCCCGTCGGGGCCATCGCGTTGCTCGTGATCGCCGTGGTCCCGCTGTTCTTCCGGGCCTGGGCGGCCGCCCTCATCCTCGTCGCCGGGGCTGTGCTGTCGGGGATTCCCGCCCTCACCCCGCTGCGCGCCGGGACGGAGTGCGCGGCGGAGGCGACGATGACGGTCGTGGCCTTCAACGCGAAGTTCGCCGGAGCCGACCCCGCCCTGCTCGCCGCGCGCATCGCCGACACCGACGCCGACATCGTCGCCCTGGTCGAGACCGATGAGGTGCACATCGAGGCCGTGCTGAGCGAACGGGGGCTCGCTGCAGCGCTGCCGCACCGCACTCGGGAGACGACGGAGGGCGGGGTGAGGGGCAGCGTGATCCTCTCGGCGTTCCCGCTCCACGGTGAACAGGACATCGCGGGGAGCGTGTTCGATCAGGTCGCCGCGGTCGCGACGCTGCCCGGGGGTGAAGAGGTTCGGGTGGCGGCGGTCCACCCCCCGCCTCCGGTGGGGCAGCCGGTCGACTGGCGGACGGCGATCGGCGAGCTCGATCGCTGGATCGGCGAGGTGCCGGATGAGCGACTCATCGTCGCGGGTGACCTGAACGCGTCCTATGCCCATCCGGGGTTCCGGCAGCTGGCGTCGACGCTGCGGAGCGCGGCCGAGGCGGCCGGGCCGATTCCTTGGCCGACCTGGCCGCAGGAGAGGCCGGTGCCGGCATTCACGGCGATCGATCACATCCTCGCGCGCGGCGCGGTACCGACCGGGTGGGACAGCTTCTCGGTGCCGGGGAGCGACCACCGCGGGGTGGTCGGAGACTGGGCGATCTGCTCGGGGTGA
- a CDS encoding helix-turn-helix transcriptional regulator produces MRRVRDRMDREYAEPLDLASLAHGVHMSAGHLSRQFVLAYGETPYAYLMTRRIERAMALLRRGDLTVTEVCFEVGCQSLGTFSTRFTELVGVPPSVYRERGAPFRPGMLPCIARQVTRPIRNREADR; encoded by the coding sequence ATGCGACGGGTGCGCGACAGGATGGACCGCGAATACGCCGAACCGCTCGACCTCGCCTCCCTCGCACACGGCGTGCACATGTCGGCGGGGCATCTCAGCCGGCAGTTCGTGCTCGCCTATGGCGAGACGCCCTACGCCTATCTGATGACGCGACGCATCGAGCGGGCGATGGCGCTTCTGCGCCGCGGCGACCTCACCGTGACGGAGGTCTGCTTCGAGGTCGGGTGCCAGTCTCTCGGCACCTTCAGCACTCGCTTCACCGAGCTCGTCGGGGTCCCACCGAGCGTCTACCGCGAGCGCGGAGCGCCGTTCCGGCCCGGGATGCTGCCCTGCATCGCCCGGCAGGTGACCAGACCGATCAGGAATCGAGAAGCAGACCGGTGA
- a CDS encoding squalene cyclase has translation MAIDERTLAWMLDTDPALRWQVEKDIAHAPPEIWQATRARVPREGWGALLLSKQDADGQWAGGAYFPAGYFDSEEAQQPGQPWNATTWTLKDLREFGVPAEALGDTAEKLAQNSRWEYDDLPYWGGEVDVCINSFTLANGAWLGVDMSGLAEWFREHRLADGGWNCEAEEGDSLRSSFHSTLNALRGILAYQRLTGDGTLTEVRRTGEDYLLSRKLLYRASTGEPVAPFATHFLFPNRHVYSALAALDYFRDAAEYDGLPPDERLAEAIEVVRDQRQPDGTWIQSRRLPGRVWFHMDVPEGEPSPWLTLIGTRVLAWWDAAHDVAVA, from the coding sequence ATGGCGATCGACGAACGCACGCTGGCCTGGATGCTCGATACCGACCCCGCTCTGCGGTGGCAGGTGGAGAAAGACATCGCTCACGCGCCGCCGGAGATCTGGCAGGCAACCCGGGCGCGCGTGCCGCGCGAGGGGTGGGGTGCGCTGCTGCTGTCGAAGCAGGACGCCGACGGGCAGTGGGCGGGAGGTGCGTACTTCCCCGCGGGCTACTTCGACAGCGAGGAGGCGCAGCAGCCGGGTCAGCCCTGGAACGCGACGACCTGGACGCTGAAGGACCTGCGTGAGTTCGGCGTGCCCGCGGAGGCGCTCGGCGACACAGCCGAGAAGCTCGCGCAGAACAGCCGCTGGGAGTACGACGACCTGCCCTACTGGGGTGGCGAAGTAGATGTGTGCATCAACTCCTTCACCCTTGCCAACGGGGCCTGGCTGGGTGTCGACATGTCCGGACTCGCGGAGTGGTTCCGTGAGCACCGCCTCGCCGACGGCGGATGGAACTGCGAGGCCGAGGAGGGCGATTCGCTGCGATCGTCGTTCCACTCGACGCTGAACGCCCTGCGGGGCATCCTCGCCTATCAACGGCTGACCGGCGACGGCACGCTCACCGAGGTGCGCCGCACGGGAGAGGATTACCTCCTGTCTCGGAAGCTTCTGTACCGGGCGTCGACCGGTGAGCCGGTCGCGCCCTTCGCCACCCACTTCCTCTTCCCGAATCGCCACGTTTACAGCGCGCTCGCGGCGCTCGACTACTTCCGCGACGCCGCGGAGTACGACGGCCTCCCACCTGACGAACGACTCGCCGAGGCCATCGAGGTCGTCCGCGACCAGCGACAGCCCGACGGAACCTGGATCCAGTCACGTCGCCTGCCCGGACGGGTGTGGTTCCACATGGATGTTCCGGAGGGTGAGCCGTCCCCATGGCTGACGCTGATCGGCACCCGGGTGCTGGCGTGGTGGGATGCGGCGCACGACGTCGCTGTCGCGTGA
- a CDS encoding long-chain-fatty-acid--CoA ligase, producing MSANPAPNGSPLDDRPWLSAYADGVPAEIEPVTETLVDLLEGAVSRYGKKVALEFFGAETRYDELGEQVSRAANALRKLGVRAGDRVALVLPNCPQHVVAFYAALRLGAIVVEHNPLYTARELRHQFEVHEAMVAIVWDKVADVVADFPRDIAPAAVVAVRMPDALPFGKRVALRLPVPAARASREAMTAMVKAKGVLSWSQLVNTRRLSKSHPRPALDDIALLQLTSGTTGTPKAAILSHRNLRSNAAQGRAWVPGLAEGAETFYAVLPMFHAYGLTLCLTFAISIGARIVLFPKFDVDLVVAAAKTSPPTFLPGVPPIYDALARATSRKNVDLTSIRFAISGAMSLPVPTVTRWEEATGGLLVEGYGMTETSPVALGNPIGPSRRPGTVGVPFPSTEIRIVDPDDPAVDRPIGEPGELLVRGPQVFQGYWHRPDETAAVLLEDGWLRTGDIVTVSPDGFVTVIDRVKELIITGGFNVSPSEIEGVLIMHPDVAGAAVVGMPRASGGEDVVAAVVLKDGAVFDAGALRDFCRSHVTAYKVPKRIVQVDDLPRSQIGKVLRRAVRDELLAR from the coding sequence ATGAGCGCGAACCCCGCACCGAACGGCTCACCGCTCGACGACCGTCCCTGGCTGAGCGCGTACGCCGACGGTGTTCCGGCCGAGATCGAGCCGGTCACCGAAACGCTGGTCGACCTCCTCGAGGGTGCGGTGTCGAGGTACGGCAAGAAGGTGGCTCTGGAGTTCTTCGGGGCCGAGACCCGGTACGACGAACTGGGCGAGCAGGTCTCACGGGCGGCGAACGCCCTTCGCAAGCTCGGCGTGCGCGCCGGCGACCGCGTCGCCCTCGTGCTCCCGAACTGTCCCCAGCATGTCGTGGCGTTCTACGCCGCACTGCGCCTCGGCGCGATCGTGGTGGAACACAACCCGCTCTACACGGCACGGGAGCTGCGTCACCAGTTCGAGGTGCACGAGGCCATGGTCGCGATCGTGTGGGACAAAGTCGCCGATGTCGTCGCCGACTTCCCGCGCGACATCGCCCCCGCGGCGGTGGTCGCGGTGCGCATGCCCGACGCCCTCCCCTTCGGCAAGCGGGTCGCGTTACGGCTGCCGGTGCCGGCGGCGCGTGCGTCGCGTGAGGCGATGACCGCCATGGTGAAGGCGAAGGGCGTCCTGTCGTGGTCGCAGCTGGTGAATACCCGTCGGCTGTCGAAATCCCACCCGCGTCCCGCGCTCGACGACATCGCGCTCCTGCAGCTGACGAGTGGGACGACAGGCACACCGAAAGCGGCGATCCTCTCGCACCGGAACCTCCGTTCCAACGCCGCGCAGGGGCGCGCCTGGGTGCCGGGTCTCGCCGAGGGAGCCGAGACCTTCTACGCCGTGCTGCCCATGTTCCACGCGTACGGCCTCACCCTGTGCCTCACGTTCGCGATCTCGATCGGCGCGCGGATCGTGCTGTTCCCGAAGTTCGACGTCGACCTCGTGGTCGCCGCCGCGAAGACCTCGCCGCCGACCTTCCTTCCCGGAGTCCCGCCGATCTACGATGCCCTCGCACGGGCGACCTCGCGCAAGAACGTCGATCTCACCAGCATCCGCTTCGCCATCTCGGGCGCCATGAGCCTGCCGGTTCCGACCGTGACGCGGTGGGAGGAGGCGACCGGCGGCCTGCTGGTCGAGGGATACGGCATGACCGAGACCTCGCCTGTCGCGCTCGGCAACCCGATCGGGCCCTCGCGTCGTCCCGGCACCGTCGGGGTGCCCTTCCCCAGTACCGAGATCCGCATCGTCGACCCGGACGACCCCGCCGTCGACCGCCCGATCGGTGAGCCCGGTGAGTTGCTGGTGCGCGGGCCGCAGGTCTTCCAGGGGTACTGGCACCGGCCCGACGAGACCGCCGCGGTTCTACTGGAGGATGGCTGGCTCCGCACCGGCGACATCGTCACCGTCTCGCCCGACGGATTCGTCACCGTCATCGACCGGGTCAAGGAACTCATCATCACGGGCGGATTCAACGTGAGCCCGAGCGAGATCGAGGGGGTGCTGATTATGCATCCGGATGTCGCCGGCGCCGCCGTCGTGGGCATGCCGCGCGCGTCCGGGGGCGAAGACGTCGTCGCCGCAGTCGTGCTGAAAGACGGCGCGGTCTTCGACGCCGGAGCGCTTCGCGACTTCTGCCGGTCGCACGTGACCGCGTACAAGGTGCCGAAGCGCATCGTTCAGGTCGATGACCTGCCCCGTTCGCAGATCGGCAAGGTGCTGCGTCGCGCGGTGCGAGACGAGCTCCTCGCCCGCTGA
- a CDS encoding ABC transporter permease translates to MSSRESTGGLSSAAGGWGTLQLLGNELSVQFRRWRTWAMLGALALIPLLLGIAIRFAGGADPGRGPAFLDQITDNGLFVGLAALTVAIPLFLPLTVSVTAGDAIAGEASHGTLRYLLIAPAGRIRLLLVKYLSAVVFCVAATLTVVVVGSIVGAVLFPVGPVTLLSGAQVSIGEGLLRLAAIGAYAAISLIGLAAIGLFFSTLTTVPIGAMAATAILAVAAQIVGAIPQLDALHPWLFTDRWLDFGDVLRSPIVWDSFGANALVQAAYVAVFGAAAVVRFATKDVLS, encoded by the coding sequence ATGTCGTCGCGTGAGTCCACAGGCGGCCTGTCGTCGGCTGCCGGAGGGTGGGGCACACTGCAGTTGCTCGGCAACGAACTGTCCGTCCAGTTCCGGCGGTGGCGGACGTGGGCGATGCTCGGAGCACTGGCGCTCATCCCGCTCCTCCTCGGCATCGCGATCCGGTTCGCCGGCGGCGCTGACCCCGGCCGCGGCCCCGCGTTCCTGGATCAGATCACCGACAACGGGCTGTTCGTCGGGCTCGCCGCTCTCACCGTGGCCATCCCGCTCTTCCTCCCGCTCACCGTCAGCGTCACGGCCGGAGACGCGATCGCAGGGGAGGCGAGCCATGGAACGCTCCGCTATCTCCTGATCGCGCCGGCAGGCCGCATCCGGCTGCTTCTGGTCAAGTACCTCAGCGCCGTCGTGTTCTGCGTGGCCGCCACCCTTACCGTGGTGGTGGTCGGGTCGATCGTCGGTGCGGTCCTCTTCCCGGTGGGGCCCGTCACGCTCCTGTCCGGGGCCCAGGTATCGATCGGCGAAGGACTTTTGCGACTCGCCGCGATCGGCGCGTACGCCGCGATATCGCTCATCGGCCTGGCGGCTATCGGTCTGTTCTTCTCGACGCTGACCACGGTGCCGATCGGCGCGATGGCCGCGACGGCGATCCTCGCTGTCGCCGCGCAGATCGTCGGTGCGATTCCCCAGCTCGACGCCCTGCACCCCTGGCTCTTCACCGATCGATGGCTCGACTTCGGCGATGTGTTGCGCTCACCCATCGTCTGGGACTCGTTCGGGGCCAACGCTCTCGTGCAGGCCGCGTACGTCGCCGTGTTCGGGGCCGCCGCGGTGGTCCGGTTCGCGACGAAAGACGTCCTGTCCTAG
- a CDS encoding VOC family protein: MDITIHSSFLPHTDPEASLIFYRDVLGFEVRLDVGYEDMRWITVGPAGQPDTAIVLHPPAVGNDISDDERDMLLGLIAKGSYFGVNLATDDLDAAFERIEAAGADIVQEPIEQDYGVRDAAFQDPAGNLIRLQQKGDD; the protein is encoded by the coding sequence ATGGACATCACGATTCACTCGAGTTTCCTGCCGCACACCGACCCCGAAGCATCCCTCATCTTCTATCGCGATGTGCTCGGCTTCGAAGTCAGGCTCGATGTCGGCTATGAGGACATGCGCTGGATCACCGTCGGCCCCGCAGGCCAGCCCGACACGGCGATCGTGCTCCACCCGCCAGCCGTCGGGAACGACATCTCCGACGACGAGCGCGACATGCTGCTCGGCCTCATCGCCAAGGGCAGCTACTTCGGGGTCAATCTGGCCACGGACGACCTCGACGCGGCCTTCGAGCGCATCGAGGCGGCGGGCGCCGACATCGTGCAAGAGCCGATCGAGCAGGACTACGGCGTCCGCGACGCGGCGTTCCAAGACCCGGCGGGCAATCTGATCCGCCTCCAGCAGAAAGGGGATGACTGA
- a CDS encoding putative quinol monooxygenase — translation MTFVNVGTLGAVPGKRDELIALLTRPGAPLADIGCLAYEVGVDDSEPDTVFVMEMWRSADAHRASLALPEVQAQIAEARPLLSGAFGGFRFDVVGSPLRS, via the coding sequence ATGACCTTCGTGAACGTGGGAACGCTGGGCGCCGTGCCCGGAAAGCGCGACGAGCTGATCGCTCTTCTGACCCGGCCGGGTGCTCCGCTCGCCGACATCGGGTGCCTGGCCTACGAGGTGGGCGTCGACGACAGCGAACCCGACACGGTCTTCGTGATGGAGATGTGGCGGAGCGCCGACGCGCACCGCGCCTCGCTGGCCCTGCCTGAGGTGCAAGCGCAGATCGCCGAGGCGCGGCCGCTTCTATCCGGTGCCTTCGGCGGCTTCCGCTTCGACGTGGTGGGCTCGCCGCTGCGCTCCTGA
- a CDS encoding MFS transporter translates to MRDGAGRDGEILRLRPFAYFWGASTLRAVGGSMATVALQVIIVTVLDATPAQISILSALSVVPYLFLGLIVGALMDRWRRQRTLVLTSIGRVIAFAVVAILLFTGTLDFWTLAVVTLALGVLTLFADSAAQPLLPRIVPRRSLIQANARLGQSETVAGTAGPALGGLLLNLVGPTILFTIEAAINAVAAILQSRIAVTEPRSTPRPAGRHVGHDIVEGMRYTYRHRTLRPLAISIHVWFLANSIVTTVLAVYVLRELALPSWAFGVALAAGGIGGFAGALIAPRVGARLGAGRAIFLGRTLVVIPWLVLALAPLTAASGTGPVVVVVGLVQLLSGLGTGLEDANDISYRQAVAPDSIQGRMNSTIRTMNRIVFFFGALLAGVLMTWLGYQPTIGVAAGIFAVAALIVVVSPLRDARHPEGSP, encoded by the coding sequence ATGCGCGACGGAGCCGGTCGGGACGGCGAGATCCTGCGACTGCGACCCTTCGCCTACTTCTGGGGGGCGTCCACTCTCCGAGCGGTCGGCGGCTCCATGGCGACCGTCGCCCTCCAGGTCATCATCGTCACCGTCCTCGACGCGACGCCCGCCCAGATCAGCATCCTGAGCGCCCTCAGCGTCGTCCCCTACCTGTTCCTCGGTCTCATCGTCGGCGCCCTCATGGATCGGTGGCGACGCCAGCGCACCCTCGTCCTCACGAGCATCGGACGGGTCATCGCGTTCGCGGTCGTCGCCATCCTCCTCTTCACGGGCACTCTCGACTTCTGGACTCTCGCGGTCGTGACCCTCGCCCTCGGCGTGCTCACCCTGTTCGCCGACTCGGCCGCGCAACCCCTCCTCCCCCGCATCGTCCCGCGACGTTCTCTCATCCAGGCCAATGCGCGCCTCGGTCAGAGCGAAACCGTCGCGGGAACCGCAGGCCCCGCCCTCGGCGGGCTCCTCCTGAACCTCGTCGGGCCGACGATCCTGTTCACCATCGAGGCGGCCATCAACGCCGTCGCGGCGATCCTGCAGTCCCGCATCGCGGTCACCGAGCCGCGAAGCACCCCGCGCCCGGCGGGACGACACGTCGGCCACGACATCGTCGAGGGGATGCGCTACACCTACCGTCATCGCACGCTGCGCCCTCTCGCGATCTCGATCCACGTGTGGTTCCTCGCCAACAGCATCGTCACCACCGTGCTCGCGGTCTACGTCCTGCGCGAGCTCGCGCTCCCCTCGTGGGCGTTCGGCGTCGCCCTCGCTGCGGGAGGGATCGGCGGTTTCGCCGGAGCCCTGATCGCACCGCGTGTCGGTGCGCGCCTGGGCGCAGGACGCGCCATCTTCCTCGGACGCACCCTCGTCGTCATCCCCTGGCTGGTCCTCGCGCTGGCACCGTTGACCGCCGCCAGCGGCACCGGGCCGGTCGTCGTCGTGGTCGGTCTGGTCCAGCTTCTCTCCGGTCTCGGCACGGGACTGGAAGACGCCAACGACATCTCCTACCGCCAGGCCGTCGCCCCGGACAGCATTCAGGGACGGATGAACTCCACGATCCGCACGATGAACCGCATCGTCTTCTTCTTCGGAGCTCTCCTCGCCGGCGTCCTGATGACCTGGCTGGGATATCAGCCCACGATCGGCGTCGCCGCCGGCATCTTCGCCGTCGCCGCCCTCATCGTCGTGGTCTCGCCCCTTCGCGACGCGCGGCATCCTGAGGGTTCGCCGTGA
- a CDS encoding DUF2092 domain-containing protein has translation MSPGPRARVRRPLIWTSVIAVPLLAGAAIAVPMAASGAVDLPDKTPQELIAFAGASDVKALSGTIEQKSELGLPDIGALTRSMDDAGDGASSAQVEDLISLVTGSHTAKVYLDGDNARLQVLDRLGERNVYIDGAAREVWYVDSESQSATKLMLPDEEELRDAYGEAAAPAEPGDPLPTPDEMLDQALARLDDSTEVTVGTDARVAGREVYELILAPRTDDTLVGDVRFAIDGETGVALAASVSARGAADPAFQIAFTQVDFSAPDAGVFAFEPGTDIAVTEKDVPLPSPDERDAPSTEDAAEAPSVIGEGWSAVVELPNAGMDAEQRAMLDSVTTAVEGGRVLQTSLMTVMITDDGRVLVGAVPTQRLIDVAAR, from the coding sequence ATGAGCCCCGGCCCTCGCGCACGCGTTCGTCGTCCGCTGATCTGGACCTCCGTCATCGCCGTGCCCCTGCTCGCGGGTGCGGCGATCGCCGTGCCGATGGCCGCCAGCGGCGCCGTCGATCTTCCCGACAAGACCCCGCAGGAGCTCATCGCATTCGCCGGCGCGAGCGATGTGAAGGCGCTCAGCGGCACGATCGAGCAGAAGTCGGAGCTCGGTCTGCCCGATATCGGCGCCCTCACCCGATCGATGGACGACGCCGGTGACGGTGCGTCATCGGCGCAGGTCGAAGATCTGATCTCGCTCGTCACCGGCTCGCACACCGCGAAGGTGTATCTCGACGGCGACAACGCACGTCTGCAGGTGCTCGATCGACTCGGCGAGCGCAACGTCTACATCGACGGCGCCGCCCGAGAGGTCTGGTACGTCGACAGCGAAAGCCAGTCGGCGACCAAGCTGATGCTGCCGGACGAAGAAGAGCTTCGGGATGCCTACGGAGAGGCTGCCGCACCGGCCGAGCCCGGCGATCCTCTGCCGACCCCCGACGAGATGCTCGATCAGGCTCTCGCGCGCCTCGACGACAGCACAGAGGTGACCGTGGGCACCGACGCGCGGGTCGCCGGACGTGAGGTGTACGAGCTCATCCTGGCACCCCGCACCGACGACACCCTGGTCGGTGACGTGCGGTTCGCGATCGATGGCGAGACCGGCGTCGCCCTCGCGGCATCCGTCAGCGCACGCGGTGCTGCTGATCCCGCCTTCCAGATCGCGTTCACGCAGGTCGACTTCTCGGCTCCCGACGCCGGCGTCTTCGCCTTCGAACCCGGCACCGACATCGCCGTGACCGAGAAGGACGTCCCCCTCCCCTCGCCCGACGAGCGGGACGCTCCTTCAACGGAGGATGCGGCGGAGGCTCCGAGCGTCATCGGTGAAGGCTGGTCCGCCGTCGTCGAACTTCCGAACGCCGGAATGGATGCCGAACAACGGGCGATGCTCGACAGCGTCACCACCGCTGTCGAGGGCGGCCGGGTTCTGCAGACCTCGCTGATGACCGTGATGATCACCGACGACGGGCGGGTCCTCGTCGGCGCAGTACCGACACAGCGCCTGATCGACGTCGCCGCGCGCTGA